Proteins from a genomic interval of Micromonospora sp. NBC_00389:
- a CDS encoding sensor histidine kinase — MTAVAATSDQPTLAPSIPRQLFVDSGYVLLGLPLALASFVVLVVGLAVGVGLVVTVIGLPILSGTLYAARGLADIERLRLPAVLRQPRIRPHYRLAEAGANAWRRIFVPMRDAQSWLDLAHGILRLIVAVITFVVALVWWAAAAAGSLYWAYDWALPRSDGDSDPAQLLGLGDSTTARIGLTTAVGVFFLITLPIVVRGCALLQATFARAMLTGVAEMRDRITVLEEQKRAAVSAEASALRRLERDIHDGPQQRLVRLAMDLSRARLQLASDPEAAGRTIDEAVTQTRDTLAELRALSRGIAPPILVDRGLPSALAALAGRGLIPIDLQVDPQLGTPGGRLDPAVENTAYFMVAEALTNIAKHSRATEALVAVSRQGTRLLVQVGDDGQGGAHLAKGHGLVGIADRVRAAGGELAVVSPTGGPTELRAELPL, encoded by the coding sequence ATGACCGCCGTTGCCGCCACCAGCGACCAACCGACGCTGGCACCGAGCATCCCCCGCCAGCTCTTCGTCGACTCCGGGTACGTACTGCTCGGCCTGCCCCTGGCCCTGGCCAGCTTCGTCGTCCTCGTCGTGGGCCTTGCGGTCGGCGTTGGGCTGGTGGTCACAGTGATCGGTCTGCCGATCCTCAGCGGCACCCTGTACGCCGCCCGCGGGCTGGCCGACATCGAGCGGCTGCGGCTGCCCGCCGTGCTCCGGCAGCCCCGGATCCGGCCGCACTACCGGCTGGCGGAGGCGGGGGCGAACGCCTGGCGGCGGATCTTCGTGCCGATGCGGGACGCCCAGTCCTGGCTCGATCTGGCGCACGGCATCCTGCGGCTGATCGTGGCGGTGATCACCTTCGTGGTGGCGCTGGTCTGGTGGGCCGCCGCGGCCGCCGGTTCGCTCTACTGGGCGTACGACTGGGCGCTGCCGCGCAGCGACGGCGACAGCGACCCTGCCCAACTGCTCGGCCTCGGCGACTCGACCACCGCCCGGATCGGGCTGACCACCGCGGTCGGGGTGTTCTTCCTGATCACTCTGCCGATCGTGGTCCGGGGCTGCGCGCTGCTCCAGGCCACCTTCGCCCGGGCCATGCTGACCGGGGTGGCCGAGATGCGGGACCGGATCACCGTGCTGGAGGAGCAGAAGCGGGCCGCCGTCTCCGCCGAGGCGTCCGCGCTGCGCCGGCTGGAGCGCGACATCCACGACGGCCCCCAGCAGCGTCTGGTCCGGCTGGCGATGGACCTCAGCCGGGCCCGGCTGCAACTCGCCTCCGACCCGGAGGCGGCCGGCCGGACCATCGACGAGGCGGTCACCCAGACCCGGGACACGCTGGCCGAGCTGCGGGCACTGTCCCGGGGCATCGCCCCGCCGATCCTGGTCGACCGGGGCCTGCCCAGCGCCCTGGCCGCGCTCGCCGGCCGAGGGCTGATCCCGATCGACCTCCAGGTGGACCCGCAACTCGGCACGCCGGGTGGGCGACTCGACCCGGCGGTGGAGAACACCGCGTACTTCATGGTGGCCGAGGCGCTGACCAACATCGCCAAGCACAGTCGGGCCACCGAAGCCCTGGTCGCCGTGTCCCGGCAGGGCACCCGACTCCTGGTGCAGGTGGGCGACGACGGGCAGGGTGGCGCGCACCTGGCCAAGGGGCACGGGCTGGTCGGCATCGCCGACCGGGTCCGGGCGGCCGGCGGCGAGTTGGCCGTGGTCAGCCCCACCGGCGGGCCCACCGAGCTCCGCGCGGAGCTGCCGCTGTGA
- a CDS encoding response regulator transcription factor, which yields MRIVIADDAVLLREGLVRLLTESGHQVVAAVGDGDALVAAVVEHQPDVSIVDVRMPPSHTDEGLRAAVEARRLVPRTPILVLSQYVEVSYADDLLATTGGAGGGIGYLLKDRVAAIDEFLDALRRVAAGGTVLDPEVVGQLFARRRRDDPLRELTPREREVLALMAEGRSNTAIARALVVSDGAVEKHVRNIFTKLTLPPDTEQHRRVLAVLTYLRN from the coding sequence ATGCGCATTGTGATCGCCGACGACGCCGTCCTGCTCCGCGAGGGGCTGGTGCGGCTGCTGACCGAGAGCGGGCACCAGGTGGTGGCAGCCGTCGGTGATGGCGACGCGCTGGTCGCGGCGGTGGTGGAGCACCAGCCGGACGTGTCGATCGTCGACGTCCGGATGCCCCCGTCGCACACCGACGAGGGGCTGCGGGCGGCCGTGGAGGCGCGTCGGCTGGTGCCGCGTACCCCGATCCTGGTGTTGTCCCAGTACGTCGAGGTCTCGTACGCCGACGACCTGCTGGCCACCACGGGCGGTGCCGGCGGCGGGATCGGCTACCTGCTCAAGGACCGGGTGGCCGCGATCGACGAGTTCCTGGACGCGCTGCGCCGGGTGGCGGCCGGCGGCACCGTGCTCGACCCGGAGGTGGTCGGGCAGCTGTTCGCCCGACGGCGTCGGGACGACCCGCTGCGCGAGCTGACCCCGCGCGAGCGCGAGGTGCTCGCCCTGATGGCCGAGGGGCGCTCGAACACCGCCATCGCCCGCGCCCTGGTGGTGAGCGACGGCGCGGTGGAGAAGCACGTGCGCAACATCTTCACCAAGCTCACGCTTCCGCCGGACACCGAGCAGCACCGGCGGGTGCTGGCCGTCCTCACCTACCTGCGGAACTGA
- a CDS encoding HAD family hydrolase: MTPAHPHLVWDWNGTLLNDLSLVVAATNAVFASVGGPAVTSEEHRVRFRRPIAEYYAEVLGQAVDDDEFGRLDRIFHDAYRSGLTTCELAADARTAMASWTGSQSLLSMWFHEELVPTVHTYGLTSHFTRVDGLRATVGGGRKAESLQQHLAELGVDGTSVVLIGDSIDDADAALAVGGRAVLYTGGFTDRARLQASGHPVADTLTDAVTLAREVSSAGR; the protein is encoded by the coding sequence ATGACCCCTGCGCACCCCCACCTGGTGTGGGACTGGAACGGCACTCTGCTCAACGACCTCAGCCTGGTGGTGGCCGCCACCAATGCGGTCTTCGCCAGTGTGGGCGGGCCGGCGGTCACCTCCGAGGAACACCGGGTGCGGTTTCGCCGGCCGATCGCCGAGTACTACGCCGAGGTGCTCGGCCAGGCCGTGGACGACGACGAGTTCGGCCGGCTGGACCGGATCTTCCACGACGCGTACCGCAGTGGGTTGACCACCTGCGAGCTGGCTGCCGACGCGCGGACCGCGATGGCCTCCTGGACGGGCAGCCAGAGTCTGCTCTCCATGTGGTTCCACGAGGAGCTGGTCCCGACCGTGCACACCTACGGGCTGACCAGCCACTTCACCCGGGTGGACGGGTTGCGGGCCACGGTCGGTGGAGGCCGCAAGGCCGAGTCGCTCCAGCAGCACCTGGCCGAGCTGGGCGTGGACGGCACCTCGGTGGTGCTGATCGGCGACTCCATCGACGACGCGGACGCGGCGCTCGCGGTGGGTGGCCGAGCGGTGCTCTACACCGGCGGGTTCACCGACCGGGCGCGGCTGCAGGCCTCCGGTCACCCGGTGGCCGACACCCTCACCGACGCCGTGACCCTGGCCCGGGAGGTCAGTTCCGCAGGTAGGTGA
- a CDS encoding glutaredoxin family protein: MSTDARLALITRPGCHLCDDAKAALDRVVAVTGDKWVEWDVSGDQELEREYGDRLPVVMLDGKEHGYWRVEEERLLRDLTTPQL; the protein is encoded by the coding sequence ATGTCCACTGACGCCCGGCTCGCCCTGATCACCCGGCCCGGGTGTCATCTGTGCGACGACGCCAAGGCGGCGCTCGACCGGGTGGTAGCGGTGACCGGGGACAAGTGGGTCGAGTGGGACGTGAGCGGTGACCAGGAGCTGGAGCGGGAGTACGGGGACCGGCTGCCGGTGGTGATGCTCGACGGCAAGGAGCACGGCTACTGGCGGGTGGAGGAGGAGCGGCTGCTGCGGGACCTGACCACGCCGCAGCTCTGA
- a CDS encoding AMP-binding protein, translated as MQDAAENPAPNLADRVRRAALDHGDRAALHWRDRTLSWSELDASVDAAAHGLATAAPPTDPDGAPPRVAIALPNSPDFVIGWLGALRAGLIAVPVNPGFTAPELRHVLADSGASVLIGTDRVRGLVAEVAAELPALTAVHGAPPPPAADAPEQPRPHRGGDDLAVLLYTSGTEGRPKGAMLSHRALLANHEQVDRIEPPVVGPGDTVLLALPLFHAYGLNSGLGAVVHHGATGVLLDELGPTVGLDEIARHRVSVLVGVPSMFLAWAGADEVRAATATVRVAVCGAAPLEPAVAARFTEASGHSVHVGYGLTETAPVLTSTLVGGVAKVGSIGRPLPGVRLRLVGADGAELWRDGLAVPDDDPDELDISDVAPGTDPGQIVVSGPNLFSGYWPDGRGGPDADGWWGTGDIAYADEDGDLFLVDRLGELILVNGFNVYPHEVEVVLAGHPGVAESAVLGVPHPRTGETVRAYVVPAPGRPVTSEELLAHCARNLARFKCPTAVEFVDTLPHSAIGKVRKTQLRPPTPADARTEVTDVH; from the coding sequence CGCCGCGCACGGCCTGGCCACCGCCGCGCCGCCCACCGACCCGGACGGTGCGCCGCCCCGCGTCGCGATCGCCCTGCCCAACAGCCCTGACTTCGTGATCGGCTGGCTCGGAGCCCTGCGCGCCGGGCTGATCGCGGTGCCGGTCAACCCCGGCTTCACGGCACCGGAGCTGCGGCACGTGCTGGCCGACTCCGGCGCGTCGGTGCTGATCGGCACCGACCGGGTCCGGGGCCTGGTCGCCGAGGTGGCCGCCGAACTGCCCGCGCTCACCGCCGTGCACGGCGCGCCGCCACCGCCGGCCGCCGACGCACCCGAGCAGCCGCGCCCGCACCGGGGCGGTGACGACCTGGCCGTACTGCTCTACACCTCCGGCACCGAGGGCCGGCCCAAGGGCGCGATGCTCTCGCACCGCGCGCTGCTGGCCAACCACGAGCAGGTCGACCGGATCGAGCCGCCGGTGGTCGGTCCGGGCGACACCGTGCTGCTGGCTCTGCCGCTGTTCCACGCGTACGGGCTCAACTCGGGGCTCGGCGCGGTCGTCCACCATGGCGCGACCGGCGTGCTGCTCGACGAGCTGGGGCCGACAGTGGGGCTGGACGAGATCGCCCGGCACCGGGTCAGCGTGCTGGTCGGCGTACCGTCGATGTTCCTGGCGTGGGCCGGTGCGGACGAGGTCCGCGCGGCGACCGCGACGGTGCGGGTGGCGGTCTGCGGCGCGGCGCCGTTGGAGCCCGCGGTCGCGGCGCGCTTCACCGAGGCGAGCGGTCATTCGGTGCACGTCGGGTACGGCCTCACCGAGACCGCGCCCGTGCTCACCTCCACCCTGGTCGGCGGGGTCGCCAAGGTCGGCTCGATCGGTCGGCCGCTGCCCGGCGTGCGGCTGCGCCTGGTCGGCGCGGACGGGGCTGAGCTGTGGCGCGACGGCCTGGCCGTCCCCGACGATGACCCGGATGAGCTGGACATCTCCGACGTGGCGCCGGGCACCGACCCGGGGCAGATCGTGGTGTCCGGCCCCAATCTCTTCTCCGGCTACTGGCCGGACGGTCGGGGCGGCCCGGACGCCGACGGCTGGTGGGGCACCGGCGACATCGCGTACGCCGACGAGGACGGTGACCTCTTCCTGGTCGACCGGCTCGGCGAGCTGATCCTGGTCAACGGGTTCAACGTCTATCCGCACGAGGTGGAGGTGGTGCTCGCCGGGCACCCCGGGGTGGCCGAGTCGGCGGTACTGGGTGTGCCGCACCCCCGGACCGGCGAGACTGTGCGGGCGTATGTGGTGCCGGCGCCGGGGCGGCCGGTGACCAGCGAGGAGTTGCTCGCCCACTGCGCACGGAACCTGGCCCGGTTCAAGTGCCCGACCGCGGTCGAGTTCGTCGACACCCTGCCGCACTCGGCGATCGGCAAGGTACGCAAGACCCAGCTCCGGCCGCCGACGCCGGCCGACGCCCGCACGGAGGTAACCGATGTCCACTGA